In Desulfobacteraceae bacterium, the sequence CCGAACACGGCTCAACCCTTCGTGATCGCGATCGCGATCCGGTAGCCTTCCCCCTCGGGGGTGACCGCATCCACCCGGCAGCCCTGGCTGGCGGCGGCGCGCATTACGTTTTCCTTGGAGGTATCGGTGTCCACCAGGATCTCGAGCACCTTTTCGTGGCGGTTTTTGATCGCATCCAGGGTCAGGATAACCGGCTGGGGACAGGAAAGCCCTCTTGCATCAACAACTTTTGTCATGTGATTCCTCCCTATGCAACTTGTTTTCGCATGCTGAAGCCGATGAACAGACACACCAGAAGTCCGATGACCACGGCCGGAATGCCGTAGGGGCCGACGCCCGCCGGAGAACTGGCCAGCCCGAAGTTGTGGGCGAATCCAGCCCCCACGATCATTCCCAGCACGAACACGGCGGCATCGCCGTCTCCCTCACCGGAGAGAAACAGCTGGCGGCCGGGGCAGCCCCCGGCCAGGGCGAACGCGAGACCGGCCAGGACCATGCCGGCGAAGTTCCAGATTTGCATCGTGTGCGCCACCGGCTGATCGGTGAAACCGGGCCGGAACTGCCCCAGCATCAGATTGGTTAAAAAGGCGAACACCAACAGGCTGATAAACCCGCTCAAGAGGTGCGTCTGGCCGAACAGCACGGCGTCTCGGATGGCGCCCATGGTGCAGAAGCGGCTGCGCTGGGCCAGAAAGCCGATCGCCAGCCCGGCGATCAACGCAAACACCAGGGGGGCGTGCATGGCACCGGGGCCCTTGAGGCTGTAAAAGAGCACCCCGCTTTGGGGCTCCCCGGCGGCCTGTGGAAAGAGCAGCGCCAGCGCCAGAAACCCCAGCATGATGAGCGGCAGGATCCAGGCGGCGGCGGTGTGGGTCGCCTGGGTGCGCCCGAGGTTGTAGCCGTTTTTCAGAAAAAGGGTCCCGATCCAGATGCCGCCGGTCAACCCCAGCAGCCCAAAAATGGCGTTGCCGTCGCCGCCTGCCAGGCGCAGCACCGCCCGCCACGGGCAGCCCAGAAACACCAGCGCGCCGATCATGGCAAACACCCCCAGAACGAAGCGCACGATCGGGGCCGAACCGAGCCTGGGGCGAAACTCCTTGAAAATGTAGGCCGCCAGCATCGACCCGAGCACGAAGCCGATGATCTCGGGGCGCATGTACTGCACCACCGCGGCCCGGTGAAGGCCGAGCGCGCCGGTGATGTCGCGCTCGAAACAGGCCACGCAAATGCCCATATTGCCCGGGTTGCCGAGTTTTTGCAGCCCGGCCGCCAGGATCCCGATAGCGGCACCCACCCCGATGATCCCCCATTGCGTCGCCAAGACGTTTCTTCCCTGCATCGCTCCCGTCCTCCTTTCCATTGGATTCAGCCTTATCCGCCAAACGGGCAGGACAGCTCGCTGGCATGGTAGACATGCTGCCGGCCGCAAAACGGGCACGGCGCCGTCAACACCACCGTGGCATCCAGGACCTTGTGGCCGGCCGCGTCGGTTATGACGCCCCGGTTTTCCCCGATCTTGAAATCAGCGCTTTCAAACGTCTTGTGCTGGTTTGGACAGACAAAAATAAATTTCATATCCCTGGCCTGTCCGATGTCCGCTCTGCTGGAGCTGCTTGGCCAGGGTCGTTTTCATTAGCTTCCTTGGCCGCTGGCGGCATTTTTTTTATTGGGCGGGTCTGCGCCGTGGACGGGTCTTGGCCGGCCAGCAGGGCCGCCCCCAGGGCGCCCACCAGTTGCGGATCATCGGGAACCAGGATCTCGCGGCCCAGTTTTTGCCTCAGCAGGGCCGACATGCATGGGTTTTTGGCCACTCCGCCGGTGAAGACGATGGCGCCTGCCGAAGAGACCCGGTTGATCATTCCGGCGGCCCGGCGGATGACGCTGGTGTGCAGCCCGCGGGCGATTTCCCGGCGGCTTTGCCCCTTGGCGATCAGGGAGGTGACCTCGGATTCGGCGAAGACCGTGCACATGCTGGAGATATTGAGGTCCTTTTGCGCCAGCAACGCTTCCCGGCCGAAATCATCGATCTCGAATCCCAGCGTTCGGGCCATGATCTCCAGAAACTTACCGGTGCCGGCGGCGCAGCGGTCGTTCATTTCGAATTTTTTGACCCTGCCGTTGGCGAACAGGGCGATCGCCTTGCTGTCCTGGCCGCCGATATCCAGAACGGTCAGCGCATCCGGAAAAAAGACCCGTGCTCCCCTGGCGTGCGCCTTGATCTCGGTCACCGTCGGTGCTTCGAAGGAGATTTCGAACAGGTTCCGGCCGTAGCCGGTGGCCAGGATGCGGTCATAGTGCACCTCGGCGATCAGCTTTTGGGCCGCCGTGATGGGGTCGAAGCCGGTGTCGGTCTGCAGGCTGCAGACGATTTCGCCGGCATCATCCACCACCACCAGCTCGATGGTGCGCGAGCCGATGTCGATTCCCGCAAAACGCATGTTCCCCCCGTATCCCCTCTACCTCAATGAAGTTGTTCGATAAACGCCTCGATGCGGGTTTTCAGCTGGCCGACATCCTCCATGCTGTAGTCGGTCTCCAGACGCAGGCAGGGGATGCCCGCTTGCTCCAGGGTTTTTTCAACCGGTATGGCTTCCATCAGGTAGGGCTGGCAGAACTGCAGCCCGTAGTGGATGACGCCGTCCGCCTGGTAGGCGGCGACCATCTCCTGGATGTGCTCCAGGCGCTGGGGGTTGGGCGTGAAAATGGCGCAATCCACCTGGTAGTAGCGATCCACGATGGCCTCCAGCATCTCTTCGACCGTTTCACCGCGGTCATCGGTGAGGTTACGGGTGCCGCGCTCACCCACGCAGGACTCCTCGCCCACGATGACCGCCCCCGAGGTCTCGACGATAAAGGGCAGTTTCCAGTTGGGCACCGCCTGGGGGCAGCCCGACACCAGGATGCGGGGCGTCTTTTCCGGAAAAACCCCCGCTTTCTCCGCGATCCGCTTCTCAAGCTCGTCACAGATGGCGTTCACCGACTTGGTAAAGCGCAGCGGCGCGTCGTAGAAGAAGACCTGGTTGGCCAGGAGGGCGTCCAGGCCGGATATCGGGGCGGGGTCGGCTTTGCGCAGGGATGAGAGCCGATGGATGGCGGCGCGCTTGGCGTTTACGGTCCGAATCGCCGCTTTCAGCGATGCGGCGGTCACCGCAACGC encodes:
- a CDS encoding sulfurtransferase TusA family protein, coding for MTKVVDARGLSCPQPVILTLDAIKNRHEKVLEILVDTDTSKENVMRAAASQGCRVDAVTPEGEGYRIAIAITKG
- a CDS encoding YedE-related selenium metabolism membrane protein; the protein is MQGRNVLATQWGIIGVGAAIGILAAGLQKLGNPGNMGICVACFERDITGALGLHRAAVVQYMRPEIIGFVLGSMLAAYIFKEFRPRLGSAPIVRFVLGVFAMIGALVFLGCPWRAVLRLAGGDGNAIFGLLGLTGGIWIGTLFLKNGYNLGRTQATHTAAAWILPLIMLGFLALALLFPQAAGEPQSGVLFYSLKGPGAMHAPLVFALIAGLAIGFLAQRSRFCTMGAIRDAVLFGQTHLLSGFISLLVFAFLTNLMLGQFRPGFTDQPVAHTMQIWNFAGMVLAGLAFALAGGCPGRQLFLSGEGDGDAAVFVLGMIVGAGFAHNFGLASSPAGVGPYGIPAVVIGLLVCLFIGFSMRKQVA
- a CDS encoding acyl-CoA dehydratase activase, whose translation is MRFAGIDIGSRTIELVVVDDAGEIVCSLQTDTGFDPITAAQKLIAEVHYDRILATGYGRNLFEISFEAPTVTEIKAHARGARVFFPDALTVLDIGGQDSKAIALFANGRVKKFEMNDRCAAGTGKFLEIMARTLGFEIDDFGREALLAQKDLNISSMCTVFAESEVTSLIAKGQSRREIARGLHTSVIRRAAGMINRVSSAGAIVFTGGVAKNPCMSALLRQKLGREILVPDDPQLVGALGAALLAGQDPSTAQTRPIKKMPPAAKEANENDPGQAAPAERTSDRPGI
- a CDS encoding 2-hydroxyacyl-CoA dehydratase family protein, whose protein sequence is MSEDYRSMWQLLGLDLEAHDALLNVLGKAYQDIFLAQKERPRGMEYFDFVMSEVHGLRIRELLDEKAAGRKIIGSYCVFVPEEIVLAANATLVGLCSGADFAMEEVEKCLPRNTCALIKSSFGFKLGKVCPYLESADMIVGENTCDGKKKAYESLKDLVQNLYVMDLPQVKSDQGRALLKAEYQRFQAALEDLTGVAVTAASLKAAIRTVNAKRAAIHRLSSLRKADPAPISGLDALLANQVFFYDAPLRFTKSVNAICDELEKRIAEKAGVFPEKTPRILVSGCPQAVPNWKLPFIVETSGAVIVGEESCVGERGTRNLTDDRGETVEEMLEAIVDRYYQVDCAIFTPNPQRLEHIQEMVAAYQADGVIHYGLQFCQPYLMEAIPVEKTLEQAGIPCLRLETDYSMEDVGQLKTRIEAFIEQLH